Genomic window (Trichomycterus rosablanca isolate fTriRos1 chromosome 27, fTriRos1.hap1, whole genome shotgun sequence):
AATTTTGTCCTTTCAGTCTTAGAAAAATGTTTCAACCACAAAGGTGAATCACATTGTAGACATTTCTACACCATCAAATTAATAACTGGCTACTTTTTCTCAAATAATCAGAAAACATAAGAAAAGCAATTGACATCACACTGTGAATTTACACAGTTTTCCCTTCTCAGTATAAGAAAGATACTCACAACTCCTCCCGACGGTAGTTTAAGGGTTCGTCAATCCGATATGTAACTCCTAATGTGATCCCAGCTACAACCGCAGGAAGACCTAGATATGCAGggtcaaataaataatatcaaCTATGCACCAAAACAAggcataaataattataaattggTCTTTTTTCTTAGGAGCTGTAtgcctgatttttttaaatcaatgaaCAAAGGGGTGGTATAGGGGTCTACCTAGTCCTCTTTGAAAATATTACCCAATAAATTGCAATCCAGAACCTTTCCAGtaaattaaaaaaggaaatattGAGGAGTCAGGCCAAACAAGCCACAGCTTTCTGACCCTGGTGAAAGACTGGAGCATGCATGTTTACTGAGATGAGAGGCTCCACAGAATGGTTCATTAGCCTTACATAAATGGTTTGGTTGAATACTTCAATTTAATATGAAGGCAATTAGGAGAGTAAAAGTTCTCATTTGTAAATATCATTAACCACTCTTTAAAACTCCTCTATGTAGGGAGGTTCCTCGTGGGTTTTGCCCTCTGGTCCAAAAGAGTTGCAGAATGTAGCCAAGGAAACTGAAGATAACCAAGACCCTGGGCCAAGTAACCTAACCAGGACGAAGCCAAGCCAATAGAATGGAGAGCAAATATATCATGTAAACATGTACAAATACAGTGAACCAATTCATGCAAATGCAGAATGTTAAACCTAGTTTAAAAACACAACCTAAGAGAAATCAGACACATACCAAAAAcctatacatacagtgtatcacagaagtgagtacacccctcacatttctgcagatatttaagtatatcttttcatgggacaacactgacaaaatgacactttgacacaatgaaaagtagtctgtgtgcagcttatataacagtgtaaatttattcttccctcaaaataactcaatatacagccattaatgtctaaaccaccggcaacaaaagtgagtacacccctaagagactacacccctaaatgtccaaattgagcactgcttgtcattttccctccaaaatgtcatgtgatttgttagtgttactaggtctcaggtgtgcatagggagcaggtgtgttcaatttagtagtacagctctcacactctctcatactggtcactgaaagttccaacatggcacctcatggcaaagaactctctgaggatcttaaaagacgaattgttgcgctacatgaagatggccaaggctacaagaagattgccaacaccctgaaactgagctgcagcacagtggccaagatcatccagcgttttaaaagagcagggtccactcagaacagacctcgcgttggtcgtccaaagaagctgagtgcacgtgctcagcgtcacatccaactgctgtctttgaaagataggcgcaggagtgctgtcagcattgctgcagagattgaaaaggtggggggtcagcctgtcagtgctcagaccatacgccgcacactacatcaaattggtctgcatggctgtcaccccagaaggaagcctcttctgaagtctctacacaagaaagccctcaaacagtttgctgaagacatgtcaacaaaggacatggattactggaaccatgtcctatggtctgatgagaccaagattaatttgtttggttcagatggtctcaagcatgtgtggcggcaatcaggtgaggagtacaaagataagtgtgtcatgcctacagtcaagcatggtggtgggaatgccatggtctggggctgcatgagtgcagcaggtgttggggagttacatttcattgagggacacatgaactccaatatgtactgtgaaatactgaagcagagcatgatcccctccctccggaaactgggtcgcagggcagtgttccagcatgataatgaccccaaacacacctctaagacgaccactgctttattgaagaggctgagggtaaaggtgatggactggccaagcatgtctccagacctaaacccaatagaacatctttggggcatcctcaagcggaaggtggaggagcgcaaagtctcgaatatccgccagctccgtgatgtcatcatggaggagtggaaaagcattccagtggcaacctgtgaagctctggtaaactccatgcccaggagagttaaggcagttctgggaaataatggtggccacacaaaatattgacacttcaggaactttcactaaggggtgtactcacttttgttgccggtggtttagacattaatggctgtatattgagttattttgagggaagaataaatttacactgttatataagctgcacacagactacttttcattgtgtcaaagtgtcattttgtcagtgttgtcccatgaaaagatatacttaaatatctgcagaaatgtgaggggtgtactcacttttgtgatacactgtatatcacatGGTTACATGTATGATCAAGTATATAACTTCTGATAAGTAGCATTTCAAAAACTAACACCTGAtcataattcataattaatttaTAGTTACATATAGAAATAATTTAATCCCTTAAAAATTAGACCAAAAATAATTTTGTCTCTTACCCCAACCAGCAACAATGGAAAAGACCCTGAAGCCACGTGGTGAGCCTGCCAGAGCATTTTTGATTGAAAGGAATATGTAGGTACCGTAGAGCGTGCTCCAGGTGAAGGTTGCTAACAGGAAGTAGTGGAGAAGTACAGCAACTGCTGTACATAGCCCGTTGTCCGGTTTTACATAAAATTCAGAATCCGGAATGTCATTTTCATCTGATAAATTTAAGCTGTTGCTTTGATGGAGCGAGTTATTAATGCCAAAGATGAAGAGGAAGTAAACAATAGTCAAACACGTACAGATGCTGACCATTAGGATGGTAGAATTGGCTTTTCTAGATTTTCTGCACAAAAACATTGGTTCATTAAATAACAAATTAAAGACTTGTTTTAAATGGAACTTTGtagattaaaaacacaatacatgaggaaaaaatatacacacaaagttcaatatatatattatatacacatatatacatacacatgcatacataTTTTTGTGTTATTAAAACATATATTAAAACAGCCATAATAACTAaatattccaaagttgtggagtcATGCTTACAAGCATCCCCAACCCACACTTTGCTAGCAGCAGATCATCAATATGCAGGTAGGACAGAAAATTACTGATAACACAGCTGCAGTGCAGTAAAAAGAGTTAACTGTTTTTTGGTTACATTGCCGACAAGCAGTTATTACTCGTTTGTCCCTCActaagtgtgtgtgcatttgcattgtgtttgtattgtattgatttatttgtatCGTATTTGTATTGAGATTTAAATAATAACTCACAATCCTAACTGCTAGTGATATCATGGAGTGGGTGCTCATGATATGCAGTTTATTGCATTTATGGCATACAGCAAatgcttttacccaaagtgactgaatacaatgaaAGCATTTGAAGTGGCCCAACAGGGCTTAAACCTGTGACCTACTACTCAATAAGATATTTGCATTTGCATGTAGCTCAGCAGCTTTGTTCCACTTACCTAGTCAGGATCTGGAACACTGCTGTAATAGTCAAACCCGCAACAGAGAGAGCACAGCCAATTTTACTGATCAGACTTAATGCCAGGGAATATTCATAGCTTGAGCTATAACTCTGTAAAGAACCACAAACCTTACATTAAAACATGTGGCAACAACACAATCAGATTCAgtttctttatgtttttttttttttttaaattaatgtttcTTCTTAGTATATTACACCGAACATTGTCATTAACAGTCTTAGATATTTTGTTATACTACTTGTAAACTAGACACTGGTTCATAAGCCTAAACACTTGTcatatatttcatatattaaAATTTTAGGAAACAATTCTAGAAATAAAATCTCACCATCAACATGGCAAAGTTTGCTAAATCTGGAGTTCCGTTGCATTCACAGGTaaatttttctgattttttGCAGCCCTCTGTactccagtcttgctgtgtATAATTCCAAATTACACATGCAAACTCATGGACATGTTTAGAAGATGATTTCTGCAAAACAAAAATCACAATACAGAGAGATGGGTGGATATTTCATATATTAATAATGCTTACAAGCTAAATGAGGAATGCTGGGCTaagaaaaaacactaaaaacctgCAGGATAATCGGCCTCCAAGAGTAGAGTTAAAAAACTGTAGCTGTACCTCAGGCTGTAAGACAACTAGTGTTGTGTTGGTTGAATGtatatttacatgttttatctacataataaataaaaacttggttttgtaaattttttatctttttttggaCACTACTATTTTCATTATCATTGTCTAGTAACTGTCCTCTAAACTTTGCTTTAGACTTTAAATCATGAAAAGACAGCAGAAATTTCACTTACTTCGCTACTCATAGTAAACTGAACAGACTCAAGGGTGTTTTCTTTCCTCAGTTTTCCTGAGATCACTTTTCTGTTGGTGTCTGAATAGACTTTGAAGACCTTGGACATGAAGAATCGATCATTATTGTACAGCACAATACCAATATCAGCATCTTCATTTTGTGTATTTCCAGATGAGTCTGTAATGatgagaaataaatggacagaaaaaacaaaacaaaaataatttttatgaTTCAGAGAGAGCTGGTTGTGTCGGGAAGAGCGTCTGGTATAAACTGTCCTAAATCAAATATGCGGacaaatgatctgctgtggtgatccCTAATGGAAGCGGAGAAAAGGAATATTCATCATTATTAAAAGTTCATTTGATTTACATGTTTATCTACAAAGAGAACAAGCAAAAGTGTACAATAAAACTCATAAATAAGCCTCAAACACAAACACTGTGTGAGATTAACtatgagttttgattttgatcTAATGGTAGTATTTGAGAAACTAAGCTGCCAATACTTTGACCTTCCACTTTCCAGTATGAAAGTATTTCTAAGCTGTGTTTACTGAGATGATTGAAACATTTAACATGTACCTTACCTTTTTTAAAATTCAAATTAATGTTGACATCAACAGAAATGTTGTCAGAAGGAGAATTGTTGTAATTCAACTTGATTCTGTTGGGTGAAAAGGTGTCACGCTCAGAATCTACAGTAGATAgtcaaaaagacaaaaaagggtGAATGACATTTAAATGATTTTCCATTTATAACATGAACCTGGAAACAATCATCATCCTGTAGTTCAGTGTCATCTGACTCTTTGCTTACAACTTCACTACACAACTTTATTGGATCTTGTTAAAATATGCATCCTAAAATCAACCATAGCAACCATAAACATTCATTATTGCAGATCTGATTAATTTGTGATactggcatcaaattcaaaatgcaaCTTTTGTCAATGCTAAATGTTCAAAACAATTTACAAATCAGAGATTCTTGTTTTGGGATTTGTACAAagtacaaattaaaataaactaaatgtagACAAACAAAAATCTCCCCATGATAAACCATACACACCTGCAAAAACGGTCATCTTAACACCTGAAGTCTCTGCAACTTTGATTGAATAGATGGCAATGTTTGGCTGCACTAATGGTTCTATATCGCTCTGGTTCAGTGAAAAGTTCGTCAAATTTTTGGTAAGGCTGTAAAGACATTGAATACAAATACATGGTCCAATACGTTAGCAGATATTGCTTTTTCTGCCGGCTATACTTTAGTAAAATATGCAACATAAACACAAATATGTGCACACTTGTTCTAAATAATATGATAGTATAAATATATCATTGTTGTTTTTCCTCCAGTAAAGGGAAACCTTTTAGTTCTCATTTATCTATAAACAACATGCATGCCTTGGCAGTCTTGGAAATTTAGTCAAGACCGCAGTCCAAATCTACTGGGAAGGAAGGGGTGTGATCCCTGGAGCAGATGGGTTaacttatttttacttaaaaatgtaCCTACTGCTGTTAATCAAAAATTTTGTTGTTTAAATATTCAAAACTCTCTTTATCAGGCTTAAACCGCGGCAGAGAGGACACTGCTTTAGTCAACAACCTGAAGGGCTGTGTTTCAATCCACACCTGAAATAATAGCTGCTTGAACTCGCTGTATCAGGCTGCACAAGAAGCAGAAGACTACTTAGCGATTTTTGATATTTTAGCCAGACATTTCATGAAGTTATTGGATGTCCTTCTGTAAAAAATCCTCACTATGTTTACATTTGATTTTgattattttgttgatttttataACGATGTGTGAACAAATAGTGGTGGTGATGGAGGGTCAAGCATATTGTTCTCTGTTGGATCCTGACAACTGTGAACTAAAAATGACTAAAGTGGAAGATAAAGATGGGAAATCCTTAAAATCCTTTCTCAGTATAAGGAGAGGAATTGTATTTCTTTCCAACATTTGACACATTTGGTACTTTTTAAGTGGGATCAgccaaaagtaaaaaaactcTTCAATAATCATGTGAGGTTTCTGTACCTTGTGATCGAATCATGAGTGGTGTTGGAGAACTGCTTCCTACTGGCATTAAGAAGCTGGCTTACTGTTGTCAGAGCAGCTACCTTGATGTccttaacaaaaaaaatatttatgtcTTCACCAAAAGCTACATTTATAAAGTAGATATGCACAATGCCTGCAAGGTTTGGTCATATCCCTCCCCAAACACAAATGGTACACTTCATGAATTAATTTCAGGTTTTAGTTTATGTATCAGTGCAAGAAATTTGCCAAAATATGCTTGATTTTTGTCCCTAAAATGAGAAATCGTCCCTGCAGGAGTACTCCTTACTAGCATGTACCCATGTCTCTTTGGGTGCTCTATCATGTAAATAAAGGCTCTTTGGATGTTTACTTTTTGCCATACAAGTAAagataaaattaatttaaatgaagtATTCTATTAATGATCAtagtttaataattataatacaaatataaattaaaagtgaaaaaatACCTAATGTTGTAATCAATTTTTGGAGCTCAAAGTCAGTCACAAACTCTTAAAATCATCATAACTTTACTACCCCATACCGCACCCCTGTACCTGAGAGGTTTCCGTAAGTGAAAGCAGATAAGCGGATATTCTTGCTGCACTGCTGATGTTCTGTGTGGTAAGCTGAACTGGTCTGGATGTGAGGATCTGGGTGTTATATGCCAGGTCATGCTTGGCAGAAGATGTTGAAagctgagtaaaaaaaaaaatcaaaactcaatTCAACATGGTTCAGTCCTTAATTCTCTTGTTTATTTCTCTGTGCAGCAACATGTAAATTTACCTGCATTTACAAGacaacagtattaagtataaaGACAATATATAGCATTTAATGGTTTGATCTGTATAGATATTGTTTTTCATAAATATATGCTCATTTTAAACTTGATGCCATGATCTTAAAAGGTTGGGACGGCGGAATTTAACGTTCATATAAGATGTTAAATTGGTGATTCCATCATgggtataaaataaattttggGATACTTTGACAAACTGTCATCAATAAACACTCAATAAACAATCACTGCATCAAGATATACATACAATTAAACACGTGCCAAGTCCATTTCTCTAGGCTCAAGCAAAGAATACTAATGCAGAGTaaaaatacagtatgtattgtggTTAATGTTCTGTTTATAAAAGTAATGGGCACTGTGGCTAAGAATAAAAGGACCTTCCAAGCTGTTAGTGGCACTAGGTTTTAAGGGCAGATTGTACCATGGTATGTGGGTTTATAAGTGCCCATTTCATGGTTACCTTACAAAACTAAGGTTAGCATTTATTCTGAAAAATGTTTAcactactatactacactaGATTTGAACATGTctatccccccccccctcccccaaagTGATGAACATGGTTCAAACTCGTTTTACTGAGTTAAAGGTATAAAATCTGGATTATGCATACATTAAttttttcataaaaaaaatttaaaactaGGTAAAACATCAAATATGTTTTTACCGGTCAGATTTAACCACtagtacattaacatttttataaCAACACGTTTTCATGTACTTACATTTCCATAAATTTGATCAAGTGTTAAGTCACAGTCCAGCAGcttaggtaaaaaaaaagtccCATTCACACAGAAAGCTGTTGCTCTTGGAAATCCGGCTTTATGGTCcaagaaaaagaagaataataaaataaaaaagaaataaaaaacaaatgtctGAAAGTAAATACTGAATTTTGATTCAGAAATGTTACTCATGACAATTTTAAAACTTACATTTTAAGTACCAAGATATTTGTACAAAAGAGGTCAGAACGGTGGTGTATTTGCCCAGGCTTAAAAAACCCCCAAAACTTTCACAAAATGCTGAGAGGAATTTTGACAGGAAGGTATTTCAAGAACCAATAAAATAGGTCTGTCATGATTTAAAAGCTGCTGTAATATAAGTGAcagtgtccacagtcaagcaagcgtCACAATGACATGGACTTTAAGGTCTTTATACACGAAAGAAACCTCTGCAATCTCTTTTTTTCCTCTAAGCAATAAAaagtttaataacatttaaaggTGCTAATGTTGAAGCAGGGGACCATGGTGATGTAAACATTGTATTACATTTAACAATATCTTAGACCTCTTTGTGTTTGTTTCAAGCTTATGTTGTGTTAGTGGCTGCAATATTATCAttcattcttattcttattattgttagtagtaATTGCTTACCATTTTCGGTTCCCTGAGAACATATTTCATTTGAATAACCAGCCTGACCAGTGATGGTTTCTGGAAATGTAAAGTTGTTGACACTCCTCGGTAGACAGTtgtttgctaaaaaaaaaaaaaaaaagtgaaacatTAACGTCAACCAAGAGCTGCTTGCTGCTTATTTATGAAAAGCTTATAAAACTGTCAAGATTATAAAAGCAAGATTCCGCAATTTTGTCAACACATTATATCAAATCAGAAAAGAACGACTGGCAAATTTACTAGTTTGATTTTGATGGCTCATTTAGCACACCAAACAGCAAATAAAAACTAGAGaggtgcatttcctgaagaaaaaGCAGAAGTTCAGTATAGCTAAGTTTGAAAACCccaacttgcaaataaatacacttgtacaagtttttacaaattacaaatcaatactttatttacatgtgaaaaTAATTCCTCACAGTGCCGCCATGTTTTTGCGCACTACGTGGGCACTACATTAGTGTGAGTGCCTTCAGCAATCACACTAAAAATAGCACCtacatttttttacaaaaacatccagtgtaAAAATCAGGACATATGCAGATCCCACCATTTGCATCACCACCATCTGGACACTTAATGTTGGCACTTGCGGTGAAGTTGACCATCGTTGTGTTGTTGACAGCTCTCACTGTcatcactgtgtttaaaaataagaacacCAAACATAAgctgctttaataataataataataaaaaataaataaataaataatatatatccAAATGATCTTTGCTCTCTGACTGCAGACCTACAGTGTTTTCCTTCATGATCATATCAAACGTTTTAATCTTATTTCTGTGGCATCTctatgaaaaacaaaacaaacactggCAGCTCTGTGAATTTTAAAAGCTTAAGCTGCAAGGTACAAAATGTTGTAGTTGCTGCAACTACAAGTAATGTGTAAACAGCTGTAGAACATGAGAAAATCAAAACTGTTGAAACAATCTGAAGGGAGAGCATATCAACCTGAGAAAATACAGGTTCTCTACAGTACAATAACGGACACATCCAAATCCAGAACTATCTGGACTCGTAATCAGCAGGTTGACGGTTCAAGCTCAGCCAA
Coding sequences:
- the adgrg7.1 gene encoding adhesion G-protein coupled receptor G7, which encodes MVNFTATNNCLPRSVNNFTFPETITGQAGYSNEICSQGTENAGFPRATAFCVNGTFFLPKLLDCDLTLDQIYGNLSTSSAKHDLAYNTQILTSRPVQLTTQNISSAARISAYLLSLTETSQDIKVAALTTVSQLLNASRKQFSNTTHDSITSLTKNLTNFSLNQSDIEPLVQPNIAIYSIKVAETSGVKMTVFADSERDTFSPNRIKLNYNNSPSDNISVDVNINLNFKKDSSGNTQNEDADIGIVLYNNDRFFMSKVFKVYSDTNRKVISGKLRKENTLESVQFTMSSEKSSSKHVHEFACVIWNYTQQDWSTEGCKKSEKFTCECNGTPDLANFAMLMSYSSSYEYSLALSLISKIGCALSVAGLTITAVFQILTRKSRKANSTILMVSICTCLTIVYFLFIFGINNSLHQSNSLNLSDENDIPDSEFYVKPDNGLCTAVAVLLHYFLLATFTWSTLYGTYIFLSIKNALAGSPRGFRVFSIVAGWGLPAVVAGITLGVTYRIDEPLNYRREEFCWLATVDHNNHFDARKPMLWGFLLPIATMIIFNIATFFYFALTTCRTNPALNSSNVPSLQKKMIICISMSVLLGLSWISGYFMLMSTNPIMSNILSFIFCLCSSTQGIQIFVFFTLRTSVFKKKARALLKLIPAPVFSLHRKSFDLWATNESRSQENDRFVNFDLCEMPVQN